The Clostridium septicum genome contains a region encoding:
- a CDS encoding MIP/aquaporin family protein, protein MMSFLAELIGTMILVYLGDAVVANVVLKKTKGNNSGWIVITTGWAFAVAIPALIFGATSGAHFNPALTIALAAIGKFAWCEVPMYLLAQMLGGFIGAVLVFIQYYNHFEETEDKDGKLGVFCTGPAIRNGKFNFISEFIATALLVFGILGLGQVDMANGLNTIAVGLLIWALGLSSGGTTGYAMNPARDLAPRIAHAILPVPGKRDSDWKYAWIPVIAPIVGGLIGALAFTWVF, encoded by the coding sequence ATAATGAGTTTTCTAGCTGAATTAATTGGGACAATGATTCTTGTGTACTTAGGAGATGCTGTTGTTGCAAATGTTGTTTTAAAAAAAACAAAAGGTAATAATAGTGGTTGGATAGTAATAACAACAGGTTGGGCTTTTGCAGTAGCTATACCAGCCCTTATATTTGGAGCAACAAGTGGAGCACATTTTAACCCAGCATTAACAATAGCTTTAGCAGCTATAGGCAAATTTGCATGGTGTGAAGTGCCAATGTATTTACTAGCACAAATGCTTGGTGGCTTTATTGGTGCAGTATTGGTATTTATTCAATATTATAATCATTTTGAAGAGACAGAGGATAAAGACGGAAAGCTAGGAGTATTTTGTACAGGCCCTGCAATAAGGAATGGCAAGTTTAATTTTATAAGCGAGTTTATTGCAACTGCACTTTTAGTATTTGGAATATTAGGTTTAGGACAAGTTGATATGGCAAACGGATTAAATACTATTGCAGTAGGTTTATTAATTTGGGCATTAGGTTTAAGTTCAGGGGGAACTACAGGATATGCTATGAACCCAGCTAGAGATTTAGCCCCAAGAATAGCTCATGCTATTTTGCCAGTACCAGGTAAGAGAGATTCTGATTGGAAATATGCATGGATTCCAGTTATAGCTCCTATAGTTGGGGGACTTATTGGAGCATTAGCATTTACATGGGTATTTTAA
- a CDS encoding ABC transporter permease, protein MYLGYIKSSIRNKKLFTLLSIVQITITMVLVIDVLINLSTINYKEREFKNNLNVNLNNTYKFSVYGNGSGKVDLKKKLSNYFDIGSYKYESLGNMYYTEVQEPTNRVNILKADKNIFNLLDINITDGRNLNEDDFNLDKDKIPIIFSEEYKGRLNIGDTITNKVLTKENYEVVGFYNKDIKWFPRNDIQFFALEDLGKMGITIPSKKERELLFYEMEINSATYITSDKLNKSEIQNIIDDVNKEYGLNVEILSIKDILNRFKQGIYPFILQTVFFSIFMLVSSCLGLASNMSFTIINRKKEFGIRLANGFRKKDIKLLVISEMLFLSLISTIIAMIFKFTELYKNRQFSIAEKIIVPQFSIIDFVVAIVLVVIIIVISSIIPLRNIDKLQPKEMIGGIE, encoded by the coding sequence ATGTATTTAGGATATATAAAATCTTCTATAAGAAATAAAAAGTTATTTACATTATTATCAATAGTACAAATTACAATTACTATGGTATTAGTAATAGATGTATTGATAAATTTAAGTACTATTAATTATAAAGAAAGAGAATTTAAAAATAATTTAAATGTGAATTTAAATAATACATATAAATTCTCTGTATATGGTAATGGTTCAGGTAAAGTAGATTTGAAGAAGAAGTTAAGTAATTATTTTGATATAGGTAGTTATAAATATGAGTCACTTGGAAATATGTATTATACAGAAGTACAAGAACCTACTAATAGAGTTAATATTTTAAAAGCAGATAAAAATATATTTAATTTATTAGATATTAATATAACAGATGGAAGAAATTTAAATGAAGATGATTTTAATTTAGATAAAGATAAGATACCTATTATTTTCTCAGAAGAGTATAAAGGTAGATTAAATATTGGGGATACAATAACTAATAAAGTATTAACAAAAGAAAATTATGAAGTAGTAGGTTTTTATAATAAAGATATAAAATGGTTTCCGCGTAATGATATTCAATTTTTTGCCTTAGAAGATCTAGGGAAAATGGGTATAACAATTCCTTCTAAAAAAGAAAGAGAATTACTTTTTTATGAAATGGAAATAAATAGTGCTACATATATTACAAGCGATAAATTAAATAAGAGCGAAATACAAAATATAATAGATGATGTTAATAAAGAGTATGGTTTAAACGTAGAAATATTAAGTATTAAAGATATATTAAATAGATTTAAACAGGGAATTTATCCCTTTATACTTCAAACTGTATTCTTTAGTATATTTATGTTAGTGTCTTCTTGTTTGGGACTAGCAAGTAATATGTCATTTACTATAATAAATAGAAAAAAAGAATTTGGTATAAGATTAGCAAATGGATTTAGAAAAAAGGATATTAAATTATTAGTAATAAGTGAAATGTTATTTTTATCATTAATATCTACAATAATTGCCATGATATTTAAGTTTACGGAGCTTTATAAAAATAGGCAATTTAGTATTGCAGAGAAGATAATAGTACCTCAATTTAGTATTATTGATTTTGTTGTTGCAATAGTATTAGTAGTCATAATAATAGTAATATCATCAATTATTCCTTTAAGAAACATTGATAAATTACAACCAAAAGAAATGATAGGAGGAATTGAGTAA
- a CDS encoding ABC transporter ATP-binding protein, with the protein MITLNNVNKKFGDTEILKNININLEKNKIYGFEGKNGSGKTVLFKMICGFIAPSSGKILINNKQIGKDIDFPEKCGILIESPGFIDRFSAYKNLKLLADINRTISDSEIKKWMDFYDLEFNSKKKVKNFSLGMKQKLGLIQAFMEEPNILILDEPMNALDEKSVIKTRELLNSLKNNTIILISSHNKEDIESLCDEIFLIDNGIITKK; encoded by the coding sequence ATGATAACTTTAAATAATGTAAACAAAAAATTTGGAGATACTGAAATATTAAAAAATATTAATATAAATCTAGAGAAAAATAAAATTTATGGTTTTGAAGGAAAAAATGGTTCAGGAAAAACTGTATTATTTAAAATGATATGTGGTTTTATTGCCCCATCTTCCGGTAAAATATTAATTAATAATAAACAAATAGGAAAGGATATAGATTTTCCTGAAAAATGTGGAATACTAATAGAATCCCCTGGATTTATAGATAGATTTTCAGCTTATAAAAACTTAAAACTTTTAGCTGATATAAACCGTACTATATCTGATAGTGAAATAAAAAAATGGATGGATTTTTACGACTTAGAATTTAACTCTAAGAAAAAGGTAAAAAACTTTTCTCTTGGTATGAAACAAAAGTTAGGCCTAATACAAGCCTTTATGGAAGAACCTAATATACTTATATTAGATGAGCCTATGAATGCATTAGATGAAAAAAGCGTAATTAAAACAAGGGAACTTCTAAATTCACTAAAAAATAATACAATTATTTTAATTTCTAGTCATAATAAAGAAGATATAGAAAGCTTATGTGATGAAATTTTTCTAATTGATAATGGAATTATTACAAAAAAATAA
- a CDS encoding M18 family aminopeptidase, which yields MERQLALDLIDFLYESPSAFHSVVTVKNVLDKNGFKEVKESERWNLQKEGKYYVRKNDSAIIAFVIGNGDLCDNGFRLIGAHTDAPGFRIKPNPEMTAEGKYLKLNTEVYGGPILYTWFDRPLGIAGKVTVKGENPLKPEIKLVKIAKPLLIIPSLAIHMNRAVNEGFNINRQKDTLPLLGLINEKFEKDNYLLKLLAEELKVNIEDIIGFDLGLFEVEKGCIMGMNEELISTGRLDDMWMVYAGVKALVDSKVNSATKVMVCIDNEEIGNLTAQGASSILLINVLERIALALGKDREDFHRTLSNSVMISADLAHAVHPNSGEKHDPTNRPVLEGGPVLKIAAAGSYSTDSYSAAVFEGVCKAANVPYQKFVNRSDVKGGTTIGPVTAAGLAIPVIDMGAPVLSMHSIKELTSVKDNYYTIKAFTEFFNL from the coding sequence ATGGAGAGACAATTGGCTTTAGATCTAATAGATTTTTTATATGAAAGTCCATCAGCATTTCATAGTGTGGTTACTGTAAAAAATGTGTTAGATAAAAATGGTTTTAAAGAAGTAAAAGAAAGTGAAAGATGGAACTTACAAAAAGAAGGTAAGTACTATGTAAGAAAGAATGATTCAGCTATTATAGCTTTTGTTATTGGTAATGGCGATTTATGTGATAATGGATTTAGACTTATAGGGGCACATACTGATGCACCAGGATTTAGAATTAAGCCAAATCCAGAAATGACAGCAGAAGGTAAATACTTAAAATTAAACACAGAAGTATATGGAGGTCCAATCCTATATACTTGGTTTGATAGACCGTTAGGTATTGCTGGTAAGGTAACAGTAAAAGGAGAAAATCCGCTTAAACCTGAAATTAAGCTAGTTAAAATAGCTAAACCATTACTTATAATACCAAGTTTAGCAATTCATATGAACAGAGCTGTTAATGAAGGATTTAATATAAATAGACAAAAAGATACTCTTCCTTTATTAGGATTAATAAATGAAAAATTTGAAAAAGATAATTACTTATTAAAATTATTAGCAGAAGAACTAAAAGTAAATATAGAAGATATAATTGGATTTGACTTAGGTTTATTTGAAGTTGAAAAAGGCTGTATAATGGGAATGAATGAAGAACTTATATCAACAGGAAGACTTGATGATATGTGGATGGTTTATGCAGGAGTAAAAGCTTTAGTAGATAGTAAAGTAAATTCAGCAACTAAGGTTATGGTTTGCATAGATAATGAAGAAATAGGTAATTTAACTGCTCAAGGTGCAAGTTCAATATTATTAATTAATGTATTAGAAAGAATTGCATTAGCATTAGGAAAAGATAGAGAAGATTTCCACAGAACTTTATCAAACTCTGTTATGATATCTGCTGATTTAGCTCATGCAGTACATCCAAATTCAGGAGAAAAGCATGATCCAACAAATAGACCAGTATTAGAAGGTGGTCCGGTATTAAAGATAGCAGCAGCAGGAAGTTATAGTACAGATAGTTATAGTGCAGCAGTTTTTGAAGGTGTATGTAAGGCTGCTAATGTACCATACCAAAAATTTGTTAATAGATCAGATGTAAAGGGTGGAACAACAATAGGTCCTGTAACAGCAGCAGGATTAGCAATTCCTGTTATAGATATGGGAGCTCCAGTTCTTTCAATGCATTCAATAAAAGAACTTACAAGTGTTAAGGATAACTATTATACAATTAAAGCATTTACAGAATTCTTTAATTTATAA
- a CDS encoding ABC transporter permease codes for MYLGYIKSSIRNKKLFTLLSIVQITITMVLVIDVLINLSTINYKEREFKNNLNVDLNNTYEFIIYGNDAGSSDLKKKLSSYFDIGSYEYYHSNIEEFKNNEKFIEKFKLDKESNNNEVQILKIDKNLFNILDINIIDGRSLNEEDFNLDNDNIPIIFSEEYKDIVNIGDVVTYEGILTQRYKVVGFYNKNIKWFPSNDIQFFALEDLGKMGITIPSKKEKEVNFYGLAINNSTYITSDKLNKSEIQNIVDDVNKDYGLNIEILSIKDILNRFKQGIYPFILQKVFFSIFMLVSSCLGLASNMSFTIINRKKEFGIRLANGFRKKDIKLLVISEMLLLSLISTIIAMIFKFTEFYKNRQFSIAEKIIVPQFSIIDFVVAIVLVVIIIVISSIIPLRNIDKLQPKEMIGTIE; via the coding sequence ATGTATTTGGGATATATAAAATCTTCCATAAGAAATAAGAAATTATTTACATTATTATCAATAGTACAAATTACAATCACTATGGTATTAGTAATAGATGTATTGATAAATTTAAGTACTATTAATTATAAAGAAAGAGAATTTAAAAATAATTTAAATGTAGATTTAAATAATACATATGAGTTTATTATATATGGTAATGATGCAGGTAGCTCAGATTTAAAAAAGAAGTTAAGTAGTTATTTTGATATAGGTAGTTATGAGTATTATCATTCTAATATTGAAGAATTTAAGAATAATGAAAAGTTTATAGAAAAGTTTAAGTTAGATAAGGAATCAAATAATAATGAAGTTCAAATTTTAAAAATTGATAAAAACTTATTTAATATATTGGATATTAATATAATAGATGGAAGAAGTTTAAATGAAGAGGATTTTAATTTAGATAATGATAATATACCTATTATCTTTTCAGAAGAGTATAAGGATATAGTAAATATTGGAGATGTAGTTACTTATGAAGGGATATTGACACAAAGGTATAAAGTAGTAGGATTTTATAATAAAAATATAAAATGGTTTCCATCTAATGATATTCAATTTTTTGCCTTAGAAGATCTAGGAAAAATGGGTATAACAATTCCGTCTAAAAAAGAGAAAGAAGTAAATTTTTATGGATTGGCAATAAATAATTCTACATATATTACAAGCGATAAATTAAATAAGAGCGAAATACAAAATATAGTAGATGATGTTAATAAAGATTATGGATTAAATATAGAAATTCTAAGTATTAAAGATATATTAAATAGATTTAAACAGGGAATTTATCCTTTTATACTTCAAAAAGTATTCTTTAGTATATTTATGTTAGTGTCTTCCTGTTTAGGACTAGCAAGTAATATGTCATTTACTATAATAAATAGAAAAAAAGAATTTGGTATAAGATTAGCAAATGGATTTAGAAAAAAGGATATTAAATTATTAGTAATAAGTGAAATGTTACTTTTATCATTAATATCTACAATAATTGCCATGATATTTAAGTTTACGGAGTTTTATAAAAATAGGCAATTTAGTATTGCAGAAAAGATAATAGTACCTCAATTTAGTATTATTGATTTTGTTGTTGCAATAGTATTAGTAGTCATAATAATAGTAATATCATCAATTATTCCTTTAAGAAATATTGATAAATTACAACCAAAAGAAATGATAGGGACAATTGAGTAG
- a CDS encoding ABC transporter ATP-binding protein yields MELIKLKGLSKKYGENFYALKDVNLDIMEKDFVSIMGPSGSGKSTLLNIIGCMDSVTSGEYYLDGKLVNKLNGNKLSLIRNKDISFVFQHFAIMKDYNVYDNVELPLLRRKLSKKERKSKIKEILKRLDIEDQIKKMPNELSGGQQQRVAIARALVSEAKIILADEPTGALDKKTGEDIMNLLKELNDEGKTIVLITHDEKVDSYAKRHIKIEDGKLYEVV; encoded by the coding sequence ATGGAGTTAATTAAATTGAAGGGGCTAAGCAAAAAATACGGAGAAAATTTTTATGCATTAAAAGATGTTAATTTAGATATAATGGAAAAGGATTTTGTATCTATAATGGGACCATCAGGATCAGGAAAATCAACTTTATTAAATATTATTGGATGTATGGATAGTGTTACAAGTGGTGAATATTATTTAGATGGCAAGTTAGTTAATAAACTAAATGGTAATAAATTAAGTTTAATTAGAAATAAAGATATAAGTTTTGTTTTTCAACACTTTGCAATAATGAAAGATTATAATGTTTATGATAATGTTGAATTACCATTGTTAAGGAGAAAACTTAGTAAAAAAGAAAGAAAAAGCAAGATAAAAGAGATACTTAAAAGGCTAGATATAGAAGATCAAATAAAAAAGATGCCTAATGAATTATCAGGAGGTCAACAGCAAAGGGTTGCTATTGCTAGAGCTTTAGTTAGTGAAGCAAAAATAATTTTAGCAGATGAGCCAACAGGAGCATTAGATAAAAAAACAGGTGAAGATATAATGAATTTACTTAAAGAATTAAATGATGAAGGAAAAACTATAGTGCTTATAACTCATGATGAAAAAGTAGATTCATATGCTAAAAGACATATTAAAATTGAAGATGGAAAATTATATGAAGTAGTATAA
- a CDS encoding DUF1667 domain-containing protein — MIKELICISCPMGCHLKVDTEKKTVEGNTCKRGEVYGLNEVTNPVRVVTSTVKVEGGELPVMPVKTSGAIPKNLNFECMKAINSIIVKAPVKMGDIIIENVLGTGIDVIASRNISSK, encoded by the coding sequence ATGATTAAAGAGTTAATTTGTATAAGTTGTCCAATGGGATGTCACTTAAAAGTAGATACAGAAAAGAAAACAGTAGAAGGAAACACTTGTAAAAGGGGAGAAGTATATGGGTTAAATGAGGTAACAAATCCTGTTAGAGTTGTAACTTCAACTGTTAAGGTAGAAGGTGGTGAGCTTCCAGTAATGCCTGTAAAGACTAGTGGAGCAATACCTAAGAATTTAAATTTTGAATGTATGAAGGCTATAAATTCAATTATTGTAAAGGCTCCAGTTAAAATGGGAGATATAATAATAGAAAATGTATTGGGAACAGGAATTGATGTTATTGCTAGTAGGAATATTTCAAGTAAATAA
- a CDS encoding NAD(P)/FAD-dependent oxidoreductase codes for MYDLIVVGGGPAGLAAAYEAYNEGIRNILIIERDNELGGILNQCIHNGFGLHTFKEELTGPEYAQRFIDMLKDTEVKVMLNTMVLDIDKDKNVHAINPEEGYVVLNSKAIILSMGCRERTRGAINIPGDRPAGVFTAGAAQRYINMEGYMPGKKVLILGSGDIGLIMARRMTLEGAKVEGVVELMPYSNGLNRNIVQCLQDYDIPLYLSHTVIDIVGKERLEKVVISEVDEKRKPIKGTEKEFDVDTLLLSVGLIPENELSSKAGIEKDMRTNGLIVSESMETSVDGIFACGNVVHVHDLVDFVTQESKHAGKSAAKYIKDKLKKGESIRIINGQNVNYTVPQKVTVDAIDGNMTVFMRVNNIYHNKVLVVREGEKEIASFKRAHLAPSEMEKIILPKKLLEGVKGDITISLE; via the coding sequence ATGTACGATTTAATAGTAGTTGGAGGAGGCCCTGCAGGACTTGCAGCAGCTTATGAAGCTTATAATGAAGGAATAAGAAATATATTAATTATAGAAAGAGATAATGAATTAGGTGGTATATTAAATCAATGCATTCATAATGGTTTTGGACTTCATACTTTTAAAGAAGAACTAACAGGACCTGAATATGCTCAAAGATTTATTGATATGTTAAAAGATACAGAAGTTAAGGTAATGCTTAACACTATGGTATTAGATATAGATAAAGATAAAAATGTACATGCTATTAATCCAGAAGAAGGATATGTAGTTTTAAATTCAAAAGCTATTATTCTTTCAATGGGATGTAGAGAAAGAACTAGAGGAGCTATTAATATTCCAGGAGATAGACCAGCAGGAGTATTTACAGCAGGAGCAGCTCAAAGATATATAAATATGGAAGGATACATGCCTGGTAAAAAAGTTCTTATATTAGGTTCAGGAGATATAGGGCTAATAATGGCAAGAAGAATGACTCTTGAAGGAGCTAAAGTTGAAGGTGTTGTTGAACTTATGCCATATTCAAATGGATTAAATAGAAATATAGTTCAATGTCTTCAAGATTACGATATTCCATTATATCTTTCACATACAGTAATAGATATTGTTGGTAAAGAAAGACTAGAAAAAGTAGTAATATCTGAAGTTGATGAAAAGAGAAAGCCAATAAAAGGTACTGAAAAAGAATTTGATGTAGATACATTACTTCTTTCAGTTGGATTAATTCCTGAAAATGAACTATCAAGTAAAGCTGGTATAGAAAAAGATATGAGAACAAATGGACTTATTGTTTCAGAAAGTATGGAAACATCAGTGGATGGAATATTTGCTTGTGGTAATGTTGTACATGTTCATGATTTAGTGGACTTTGTTACACAAGAATCAAAACATGCTGGGAAATCAGCTGCTAAATATATAAAAGATAAACTTAAAAAAGGTGAATCAATTAGAATAATTAATGGACAAAACGTAAATTACACTGTTCCTCAGAAAGTTACAGTTGACGCAATAGATGGAAACATGACAGTATTCATGAGAGTCAATAATATCTACCATAACAAGGTTTTAGTTGTTAGAGAAGGAGAGAAAGAAATAGCTTCATTTAAGAGAGCGCATCTTGCTCCATCTGAAATGGAAAAGATAATATTACCTAAAAAACTATTAGAAGGAGTTAAGGGTGATATAACAATTTCATTAGAATAG
- a CDS encoding cation diffusion facilitator family transporter — translation MISNFLVKTFVKDNENTRNPKVRNSYGTLGGVIGIIINSLLFLIKFSIGTLVGSIAVSADAFNNLSDAASSIITIIGFKMANKPADAEHPFGHGRIEYLSALIVAFMVMLVGIQFIKSSIERILNPQPIVFESIPFILLIVSIGFKIWLSTFNKFLGNKINSSALKAAATDALGDVFTSSTVAISFLIAKFTSFPIDGYIGILVALAILYAGFSLVKETLNPLLGEAPDPELVNSICEMVLSYENITGVHDLIVHNYGPGRVIASIHAEIPSDVDIMEIHNVIDKAEREVSKELDLHLVIHMDPICVITDEVQEAWDYVAKTLRKYPEIKSMHDFRVVGEGNIKNLIFDIVLSPSDKTSQTKIDIMVEEIKKSIKEEHPQYNCVITTDYDFV, via the coding sequence ATGATTTCAAATTTTTTAGTAAAAACTTTTGTAAAAGATAATGAAAATACTAGAAATCCTAAAGTTAGAAATTCTTATGGAACTTTAGGAGGAGTTATCGGTATTATAATAAATTCTCTATTATTTTTAATTAAATTTTCTATTGGTACATTAGTTGGATCAATTGCAGTTTCTGCTGATGCATTTAATAACTTATCAGATGCAGCATCTTCTATCATAACAATAATAGGTTTTAAAATGGCAAATAAACCTGCTGATGCAGAGCACCCATTTGGGCATGGCAGAATTGAATATTTATCAGCTTTAATAGTAGCTTTTATGGTTATGCTTGTAGGTATTCAATTTATAAAATCTTCTATAGAAAGAATTTTAAATCCTCAACCTATAGTCTTTGAATCAATTCCTTTCATACTGCTTATAGTATCAATTGGATTTAAAATTTGGTTATCAACTTTTAATAAATTTCTTGGAAACAAAATTAATTCATCTGCATTAAAAGCAGCTGCTACAGATGCCCTTGGAGATGTTTTTACATCAAGTACTGTAGCTATATCATTTTTAATAGCTAAATTTACAAGTTTCCCTATAGATGGTTATATAGGTATTTTAGTTGCTCTTGCAATCCTTTATGCTGGATTTAGTCTTGTTAAAGAAACTCTTAATCCGTTACTTGGAGAAGCTCCTGATCCTGAACTTGTTAATAGCATTTGTGAAATGGTTTTATCTTATGAAAATATTACAGGTGTACATGATTTAATAGTTCATAACTATGGACCTGGAAGAGTTATTGCATCTATACATGCTGAAATTCCATCTGATGTAGATATTATGGAAATTCACAATGTAATAGATAAAGCTGAAAGAGAAGTTTCTAAAGAACTAGATCTTCATTTAGTAATTCATATGGATCCTATTTGCGTTATTACAGATGAAGTTCAAGAAGCTTGGGATTATGTTGCAAAAACACTTAGAAAATATCCTGAAATAAAATCAATGCATGATTTTAGAGTTGTAGGTGAAGGAAATATTAAAAATCTTATTTTTGACATAGTACTTAGCCCCTCTGATAAAACAAGTCAAACTAAAATAGATATTATGGTTGAGGAAATTAAAAAAAGTATAAAAGAAGAACATCCTCAATACAATTGTGTTATAACAACAGATTATGATTTTGTTTAA
- a CDS encoding ABC transporter permease, with product MINTLVKLIKKYKRNPVKTMLFFTSIFVAIITVSVGISSIEQLKILAYEKNDGVPDNTRVVDINLNKTVDHEQIKAIFKEVPEYCNVNIIKRFTYIDKASKYIGYPLIIHVRGDNTTNPIPILKGSYFKNNKKGNKDILIGYELEEFTEGDNENKKIRIYGEEYNVIGTLGYKNRATNWENRIILDLEDITKNNLDELKNGSFMVQIESDKGDIVKVCENFKKDLESSGENVLVNISEIGNKDQVYSTLLSHSKSFFKMIIIVYLISIINLIFISTGWVNTIHNEIGIMKVCGMSNFFIIRRIFMEFFVISLSATIGAIIFQYILSSIISRIDLLYFYISPNNILLGIGVAAITTTITLIVPIIQLIKMTPVKFLRN from the coding sequence ATGATAAATACACTAGTAAAGTTAATTAAAAAATATAAACGCAATCCTGTGAAAACAATGCTTTTTTTTACAAGTATTTTTGTTGCTATTATTACTGTATCTGTTGGAATTAGTAGTATAGAACAACTTAAAATATTAGCATATGAAAAAAATGATGGGGTACCAGATAATACAAGAGTGGTAGATATAAATTTAAATAAAACTGTAGATCATGAACAAATTAAAGCAATTTTTAAAGAGGTACCAGAATATTGTAACGTTAATATTATAAAAAGATTTACTTATATAGATAAGGCTTCTAAATATATTGGATATCCACTAATTATTCATGTAAGAGGGGATAATACTACAAATCCAATTCCTATACTTAAAGGAAGTTATTTTAAGAATAATAAAAAAGGAAATAAAGATATCTTAATTGGTTATGAACTAGAAGAATTTACTGAGGGAGATAATGAAAATAAGAAAATTAGAATTTATGGTGAAGAATATAATGTTATTGGAACTTTAGGTTATAAAAATAGAGCAACAAATTGGGAAAATAGAATTATATTAGATTTAGAAGATATTACAAAAAATAATTTAGATGAATTAAAAAATGGTAGTTTTATGGTACAGATAGAAAGTGATAAAGGAGATATAGTTAAAGTTTGTGAAAATTTCAAAAAAGATTTAGAGAGTTCAGGAGAAAATGTACTTGTTAATATTTCAGAAATAGGTAATAAAGATCAAGTTTATTCAACTTTATTATCACATAGTAAATCATTTTTTAAGATGATTATTATAGTATATTTAATTAGTATAATAAATTTAATATTTATATCTACTGGATGGGTTAATACAATACATAATGAAATAGGAATAATGAAAGTTTGTGGTATGAGTAATTTCTTTATTATTAGAAGAATATTTATGGAGTTTTTTGTTATATCATTATCAGCAACTATAGGAGCAATTATTTTTCAATATATTTTAAGTAGTATAATAAGTAGGATAGATTTATTATATTTCTATATTTCTCCAAATAATATTTTACTTGGAATTGGAGTTGCTGCTATAACTACAACTATTACATTAATAGTACCAATAATTCAACTGATTAAAATGACTCCAGTAAAATTTTTGAGGAATTAG